A single region of the Streptomyces sp. NBC_01803 genome encodes:
- a CDS encoding esterase/lipase family protein, whose product MRTASARGRRRRATRRWFAGVGTALALTVTALTTVPLAQAEEADTQRYAVGGLGEGVRNFFLSPGAVEGANDWDCEPTEEHPNPVVLVHATGVSLGSNWARIAPTLANEGHCVFAFDYGMGLFSLFGRVGGLTGVTGSAGTMDAFVDRVLAATGAEEVDLVGHSQGGMMPHYYIKRLGGAEKVDRFVAIAPSNHGTSLNGLVTLGEAFGLLGLFNGLFDVLGMQGLKDQETGSDFQEALFADGDTVPGVRYTVITTRNDSVVTPYTNSFLDGDNVTNVLIQDQCPDSPVGHVGMAFDGPTTENVVNALGAADPDFQPVCDDYGLSF is encoded by the coding sequence ATGAGAACAGCTTCCGCACGCGGCCGACGGCGTCGCGCCACGCGCCGCTGGTTCGCCGGCGTCGGCACGGCACTGGCCCTGACGGTGACCGCCCTCACCACTGTGCCCTTGGCCCAGGCCGAGGAGGCGGACACCCAGCGGTACGCCGTCGGCGGCCTCGGCGAGGGCGTGCGCAACTTCTTCCTCAGCCCCGGAGCCGTCGAGGGCGCCAACGACTGGGATTGCGAGCCCACCGAGGAACACCCCAACCCCGTCGTGCTGGTGCACGCCACCGGGGTGAGCCTCGGCTCCAACTGGGCGAGGATAGCGCCGACCCTGGCCAACGAGGGGCACTGCGTCTTCGCCTTCGACTACGGCATGGGTCTCTTCTCGCTCTTCGGCCGGGTCGGCGGCCTGACCGGCGTCACCGGGTCCGCCGGGACGATGGACGCCTTCGTCGACCGCGTGCTCGCCGCCACCGGGGCCGAGGAGGTCGACCTCGTCGGCCACTCCCAGGGAGGCATGATGCCGCACTACTACATCAAGCGGCTCGGCGGCGCGGAGAAGGTCGACAGGTTCGTCGCCATCGCGCCGAGCAACCACGGCACGTCCCTCAACGGCCTGGTCACCCTCGGTGAGGCGTTCGGCCTGCTCGGCCTCTTCAACGGTCTCTTCGACGTCCTCGGCATGCAGGGCCTCAAGGACCAGGAGACGGGCTCGGACTTCCAGGAGGCGCTCTTCGCCGACGGGGACACCGTGCCGGGCGTGCGCTACACCGTGATCACGACGAGGAACGACAGTGTCGTCACGCCCTACACCAACTCCTTCCTCGACGGCGACAACGTCACCAACGTCCTGATCCAGGACCAGTGCCCCGACAGCCCGGTCGGGCACGTGGGCATGGCCTTCGACGGTCCCACGACGGAGAACGTCGTCAACGCCCTCGGCGCGGCCGACCCCGACTTCCAGCCCGTGTGCGACGACTACGGGCTCTCCTTCTGA
- a CDS encoding DUF2637 domain-containing protein, whose product MTHDPRACPWTAADETHLLTWPDPQDALDGELAHDWDGVSRLRIPLTETRVVNIPAPRGSQENAVPRHRRRRHPAPERRAEHRAEHRAEWSRLRYLRWSNLLLAALATALVAMLSVLGGLVSYAPLRDAAASGPSPTLTSCWPLLIYGPWLVASLSILRAALHHRRTKHSWTVVMLFSGFAVVLCVAQAPMTVTGVAVAGIPPISALAAFQQIVRQMTLVSPPRHAHPGTHPSAHPSAQAHPGR is encoded by the coding sequence GTGACACATGACCCCCGCGCATGCCCCTGGACGGCGGCGGATGAGACGCATCTCCTGACCTGGCCCGATCCCCAGGACGCCCTGGACGGAGAGCTGGCCCACGACTGGGACGGGGTGTCGCGCCTGCGGATTCCGCTCACCGAGACCAGGGTCGTGAACATCCCGGCCCCCAGGGGCTCCCAGGAGAACGCCGTCCCCCGGCACCGCCGCCGGCGGCATCCGGCGCCCGAGCGCCGTGCGGAACACCGCGCCGAGCACCGCGCCGAGTGGTCCCGGCTGAGGTATCTGCGCTGGAGCAATCTGCTGCTGGCGGCCCTCGCCACCGCGCTGGTCGCGATGCTCAGCGTCCTGGGCGGACTCGTCTCCTACGCCCCGCTGCGGGACGCGGCGGCCTCCGGCCCCTCCCCCACCCTGACGTCCTGCTGGCCGCTGCTCATCTACGGCCCGTGGCTGGTCGCCTCCCTGTCCATCCTGCGCGCCGCCCTGCACCACAGGCGCACCAAGCACTCCTGGACGGTGGTGATGCTTTTCTCGGGGTTCGCCGTCGTGCTCTGCGTCGCCCAGGCGCCGATGACCGTGACGGGCGTCGCCGTAGCGGGCATCCCGCCCATCTCCGCCCTCGCGGCCTTCCAGCAGATCGTCCGCCAGATGACCCTGGTCAGCCCGCCCCGGCACGCCCATCCCGGCACCCATCCCAGCGCCCATCCCAGCGCCCAGGCGCACCCCGGGCGCTGA
- a CDS encoding helix-turn-helix domain-containing protein, producing MTAKDSGGSSAPHRLDDDDYPAYTMGRAAEMLGTTPAFLRALGEARLITPPRSEGGHRRYSRYQLRIAARARELVDQGTPIEAACRIIILEDQLQEAQRINEELRRPAAGPQS from the coding sequence ATGACAGCGAAAGACAGCGGCGGCTCCAGCGCTCCGCACCGTCTCGACGACGACGATTACCCCGCCTACACCATGGGCCGCGCCGCCGAGATGCTCGGCACCACGCCCGCCTTCCTGCGCGCCCTCGGCGAGGCCCGGCTGATCACGCCGCCGCGCTCGGAAGGCGGGCACCGGCGCTATTCCCGGTACCAGCTGCGCATCGCCGCCCGCGCCCGCGAGCTCGTCGACCAGGGCACCCCCATCGAGGCGGCCTGCCGGATCATCATCCTTGAGGACCAGCTCCAGGAAGCCCAGCGCATCAACGAGGAGCTGCGCCGCCCCGCCGCCGGCCCCCAGTCCTGA
- a CDS encoding SCO5918 family protein: protein MRCIIARFPFDLVKSEVEQSMKGVKPEAITDASVIIGRKAYPVKQVGQIITGQDRRDFSTGEVIRALNRLGFTCRPTPAPTHPQDL, encoded by the coding sequence ATGCGTTGCATCATCGCCCGCTTCCCCTTCGACCTCGTCAAGAGCGAGGTCGAGCAATCGATGAAGGGCGTCAAGCCCGAAGCCATCACTGACGCTTCCGTGATCATCGGTCGCAAGGCGTACCCGGTGAAGCAGGTCGGCCAGATCATCACGGGACAGGACCGGCGCGACTTCAGCACCGGCGAGGTCATCAGGGCCCTGAACCGCCTGGGGTTCACCTGCCGTCCCACCCCCGCGCCCACTCACCCGCAGGATCTCTGA
- a CDS encoding DEAD/DEAH box helicase — protein sequence MNRTVRTNNRSPRTGSGSGRGAHRPQGAPGRNGGGGGGHQRRATTLQGEFALPVTISPALPAVGTFADLEMPAPLLAALTAEGLSAPFPIQAATLPNSLAGRDVMGRGRTGSGKTLAFGLALLARTAGRRAESRQPLALVLVPTRELAQQVTDALTPYARALRLRLTAVVGGMPIRRQSSALRDGAEVVIATPGRLRDLTARGDCRLDQVAITVLDEADQMADMGFMPQVTALLDQVRPDGQRMLFSATLDRNVDRLVRRYLNDPVVHSVDPSAGAVTLMEHHVLHVQAPDKSATVTEIASRDGRVIMFLSTKHAVDRLTRHLLQSGVRAAALHGGKSQSQRTRTLAWFKTGHVTVLVATNVAARGIHVDDLDLVVNVDPPNDHKDYLHRGGRTARAGEAGSVVTLVLPDQRREVNRLMAVAGITPRTAQVRPGESELSRITGARTPSGIPVIIGAPPAGHAKRGSSSSHRPPRGRTTSAPSRTGRGTSQRSSSPGSAS from the coding sequence ATGAACCGCACAGTTCGCACGAACAATCGCTCCCCGCGCACCGGCTCGGGATCGGGCCGGGGCGCGCACCGCCCGCAGGGCGCCCCCGGCCGCAACGGTGGCGGTGGCGGTGGCCACCAGCGCCGCGCCACGACCCTCCAGGGAGAATTCGCGCTCCCCGTCACCATCTCCCCGGCGCTCCCCGCCGTCGGCACGTTCGCCGATCTGGAGATGCCCGCGCCCCTGCTGGCGGCGCTCACCGCCGAGGGCCTGTCCGCTCCCTTCCCGATCCAGGCCGCCACCCTGCCGAACTCGCTGGCCGGCCGGGACGTCATGGGCCGGGGCCGCACCGGCTCGGGCAAGACGCTCGCCTTCGGCCTCGCCCTGCTGGCCCGTACGGCGGGCCGGCGCGCCGAGTCCCGTCAGCCGCTGGCGCTGGTCCTGGTCCCCACCCGGGAGCTGGCCCAGCAGGTCACCGACGCGCTGACCCCCTACGCCAGGGCGCTGCGGCTGCGGCTGACCGCCGTGGTGGGCGGCATGCCGATCCGGCGCCAGAGCAGCGCGCTGCGCGACGGCGCGGAGGTCGTCATCGCCACTCCCGGGCGGCTGCGCGACCTCACCGCGCGGGGTGACTGCCGCCTCGACCAGGTCGCCATCACCGTGCTCGACGAGGCCGACCAGATGGCCGACATGGGCTTCATGCCCCAGGTGACCGCCCTGCTCGACCAGGTCCGTCCCGACGGTCAGCGGATGCTGTTCTCGGCGACGCTCGACCGCAACGTCGACCGCCTGGTCCGCCGGTACCTCAATGACCCGGTGGTGCATTCGGTCGACCCGTCCGCCGGCGCGGTCACCCTGATGGAGCACCACGTGCTGCATGTGCAGGCGCCCGACAAGAGCGCCACCGTCACGGAGATCGCCTCCCGTGACGGCCGGGTGATCATGTTCCTGTCGACCAAGCACGCCGTCGACCGGCTGACCAGGCATCTCCTGCAGAGCGGTGTGCGCGCCGCCGCGCTGCACGGCGGCAAATCGCAGTCCCAGCGGACCCGCACCCTCGCCTGGTTCAAGACCGGCCATGTCACCGTTCTGGTGGCCACCAACGTCGCGGCCCGGGGCATCCACGTGGACGACCTCGACCTCGTCGTCAACGTCGATCCGCCGAACGACCACAAGGACTATCTGCACCGGGGTGGCCGCACCGCCCGTGCGGGCGAAGCGGGTAGCGTCGTCACGCTGGTGCTGCCCGACCAGCGACGGGAGGTGAACCGCCTGATGGCCGTCGCCGGGATCACCCCGCGAACCGCCCAGGTGCGCCCCGGCGAGTCCGAGCTGAGCCGCATCACCGGTGCCCGGACCCCGTCGGGAATACCCGTCATCATCGGCGCACCTCCCGCCGGGCACGCCAAGCGCGGCTCCTCCTCTTCCCACCGGCCGCCGCGCGGCCGGACCACCTCGGCTCCGTCCCGCACCGGACGGGGCACCTCCCAGCGGTCGTCCTCCCCCGGATCGGCTTCCTGA
- a CDS encoding cold-shock protein yields MATGTVKWFNAEKGFGFIEQDGGGADVFAHYSNIATQGFRELQEGQKVSFDVTQGQKGPQAENIVPA; encoded by the coding sequence ATGGCTACTGGCACCGTGAAGTGGTTCAACGCGGAAAAGGGCTTCGGCTTCATCGAGCAGGATGGTGGCGGCGCTGACGTGTTCGCCCACTACTCGAACATCGCCACCCAGGGCTTCCGTGAGCTCCAGGAAGGCCAGAAGGTGAGCTTCGACGTCACGCAGGGCCAGAAGGGCCCGCAGGCGGAGAACATCGTCCCCGCCTGA
- a CDS encoding YihY/virulence factor BrkB family protein has product MALRRTPVSLWRDDIDHWAAALTYYSVLAVFPTVLVALSLASLAHPSAAPELIGQLTALVPADSRFEVRTALVDLADQRSAAWLLAVIGTVSALLSAYNYLSVFRRVLHGMHGVVDRRTPWRAMPRTLLTALGLLALLVASATVLVLTAGAVRVIGRMLGTGEAGTTAWNVLKWPLLLVLVTGLVLMLFRTGPSGARPPYRGILGGALAVLLWLAASVGFALYASHVSTYNRLYGSLAGIVVFLVWLWVSNLTLLTGAQFNAELTKLAGTCRDEESERAAEARATPEHAGPPPEPTPLTSGRRPG; this is encoded by the coding sequence GTGGCACTGCGCCGGACCCCGGTGTCGCTGTGGCGGGACGACATCGACCACTGGGCGGCGGCCCTGACGTACTACTCCGTGCTCGCCGTGTTCCCGACCGTGCTGGTCGCGCTGTCGCTGGCGAGCCTGGCCCATCCGTCGGCCGCTCCCGAGCTGATCGGCCAGCTCACCGCGCTGGTGCCGGCCGACTCCCGATTCGAAGTGCGCACCGCGCTGGTGGACTTGGCCGACCAGCGCTCGGCGGCCTGGCTGCTGGCGGTCATCGGCACGGTCAGCGCGCTGCTGTCCGCGTACAACTACCTGAGCGTCTTCCGGCGGGTGCTGCACGGCATGCACGGGGTCGTGGACCGCAGGACGCCCTGGCGGGCGATGCCGCGCACGCTGCTCACCGCGCTGGGCCTGCTGGCGCTGCTGGTCGCCAGCGCGACGGTGCTCGTCCTGACGGCGGGCGCGGTCCGCGTCATAGGCCGCATGCTCGGCACGGGCGAGGCGGGCACGACCGCGTGGAACGTGCTGAAGTGGCCGCTGCTGCTGGTGCTGGTCACCGGCCTGGTGCTGATGCTGTTCAGAACGGGCCCGTCCGGCGCCCGCCCCCCATACCGGGGCATCCTGGGCGGCGCGCTGGCGGTGCTGCTGTGGCTGGCGGCGTCGGTGGGATTCGCCCTGTACGCCTCGCACGTCAGCACCTACAACCGGCTGTACGGATCGCTGGCGGGGATCGTCGTCTTCCTGGTGTGGCTGTGGGTGTCCAACCTGACGCTGCTGACCGGAGCCCAGTTCAACGCCGAGCTGACGAAGCTGGCCGGGACCTGCCGGGACGAGGAGAGCGAGCGGGCGGCGGAGGCCCGGGCCACCCCGGAGCACGCCGGACCGCCCCCCGAGCCGACCCCGCTGACGTCCGGCCGCCGGCCCGGGTAG
- a CDS encoding Asp23/Gls24 family envelope stress response protein has translation MATRTASHSTDEVTETAIAVPVPAPAAVPAPSVPSGGGTTVSEGTAGAQEPAATRGRTSIAGGVVEKIAGLAAREVPGVYALGGTLSRTLGAVRDRVPGGRPSVSRGVKVEVGQRQTAVDLDVMVEYGVPIMDVARDVRENVIAAVERMTGLEVVEVNISIVDVRLPDEDLAEGEPRVQ, from the coding sequence ATGGCTACGCGGACAGCCTCCCACAGCACGGACGAGGTCACCGAGACGGCCATCGCCGTTCCCGTTCCCGCGCCCGCCGCCGTGCCGGCGCCGAGCGTCCCGAGCGGTGGCGGCACCACCGTGAGCGAGGGCACGGCCGGAGCGCAGGAGCCCGCCGCGACGCGCGGCCGGACGTCGATCGCGGGCGGCGTGGTGGAGAAGATCGCCGGTCTGGCGGCACGCGAGGTGCCGGGGGTGTACGCGCTCGGCGGCACACTGTCCCGTACGCTCGGCGCGGTCCGCGACCGGGTGCCGGGCGGCCGACCGAGTGTGAGCCGGGGCGTGAAGGTCGAGGTCGGCCAGCGGCAGACGGCCGTCGACCTGGATGTGATGGTCGAGTACGGCGTGCCGATCATGGACGTCGCCAGGGACGTCCGGGAGAACGTGATCGCCGCCGTGGAGCGGATGACCGGCCTGGAGGTCGTGGAGGTCAACATCTCGATCGTCGATGTCCGGCTGCCCGACGAGGACCTGGCGGAGGGCGAACCCCGCGTGCAGTGA
- a CDS encoding RNA polymerase sigma factor, producing MDRRRRSRCVADEAASEASDALLAVRAGEGDEGAFEVLVRRHGPGLLRLAAHLLGDRADVEDAVQEAFVSAWRRLPEFRGEAAFGSWMFRIVTNRCLNQLRSRPGAAPLDTVSEPAAPEHLTSPARTVESTAAVRALRTALAGLSPEQRACWVLREFHGLSYEDIARAVGISRQAVRGRIFRARRYLTEAMEAWR from the coding sequence ATGGATCGACGAAGAAGGAGCCGGTGCGTGGCCGACGAGGCGGCGTCCGAGGCGTCCGACGCCCTGCTCGCGGTCCGGGCCGGGGAGGGGGACGAGGGCGCCTTCGAGGTCCTGGTCCGCCGGCACGGTCCCGGACTGCTGCGGCTGGCCGCCCACTTGCTCGGCGACCGGGCCGACGTGGAGGACGCCGTGCAAGAGGCGTTCGTGAGCGCTTGGCGGCGGCTGCCGGAGTTCCGGGGCGAGGCGGCGTTCGGCAGCTGGATGTTCCGCATCGTGACCAACCGCTGCCTCAACCAGCTCCGCTCCCGGCCCGGCGCGGCGCCCCTGGACACGGTGTCCGAACCCGCCGCGCCCGAGCATCTGACGTCGCCCGCGCGTACGGTCGAATCGACGGCCGCGGTCCGCGCGCTGCGCACGGCGCTGGCGGGGCTGTCCCCGGAGCAACGCGCCTGCTGGGTGCTGCGGGAGTTCCACGGGCTGTCGTACGAGGACATCGCGCGGGCGGTCGGGATCAGTCGGCAGGCCGTCCGTGGCCGGATCTTCCGGGCCAGACGCTACCTGACGGAGGCGATGGAAGCATGGCGCTGA
- a CDS encoding DUF1876 domain-containing protein translates to METETWNVRMSIDSDGRLTRAEARLTGKPDTVLVGEGTARANPDDENVPDIGRELAVARALSELSHQLAHLTVQDIESRTHQPVTHLRT, encoded by the coding sequence ATGGAGACCGAGACCTGGAACGTCCGGATGTCCATCGACTCGGACGGCCGGCTGACGCGGGCGGAGGCGCGGCTGACCGGCAAGCCGGACACCGTGCTGGTCGGCGAGGGCACCGCCCGCGCCAATCCGGACGACGAGAACGTCCCCGACATCGGCCGCGAACTCGCCGTGGCCCGGGCCCTGTCCGAGCTGTCCCACCAGCTGGCGCACCTCACGGTCCAGGACATCGAGTCCCGCACCCACCAGCCGGTGACGCACCTGCGCACGTAG
- a CDS encoding PhzF family phenazine biosynthesis protein: MTSGTSVDVLRYTAFPDTAFPDRPAGGNPAGVVLDATGLDDAAMLAIAAEVGYSETVFLFPGAAAGSFTARYFSPLAEVPFCGHATVAAAVALARRSGPGELLFATRAGEVPVTVTEENGVPRATLSSVEPYQEPVTADDLAEALAALDWPSAGLDPALPPAIAFAGARHLVVAAATRERLAELDYDVERLAALMRRLDLTTVQLVWREAPAVFHVRDPFPVGGVVEDPATGAAAAALGGYLRAGGHVPDAATLTLHQGHDLGRPSLLTVTLVPGDPRVHVSGTAAPIPA; encoded by the coding sequence ATGACTTCCGGAACCTCTGTGGACGTGCTCAGGTACACGGCGTTCCCCGACACGGCGTTCCCCGACCGCCCGGCGGGCGGCAACCCGGCCGGGGTCGTGCTGGACGCGACCGGACTGGACGACGCCGCGATGCTGGCGATCGCCGCCGAGGTGGGCTACTCGGAGACGGTGTTCCTCTTCCCGGGGGCGGCGGCCGGGTCGTTCACCGCGCGGTACTTCAGCCCGCTGGCCGAGGTGCCGTTCTGCGGCCACGCGACGGTGGCGGCGGCGGTGGCGCTGGCCCGGCGGTCGGGGCCGGGCGAGCTGCTGTTCGCGACCCGGGCCGGCGAGGTGCCGGTGACCGTGACGGAGGAGAACGGCGTGCCGCGCGCCACGCTCTCCAGCGTCGAGCCGTATCAGGAGCCGGTGACGGCGGACGATCTGGCCGAGGCGCTGGCCGCCCTGGACTGGCCGTCGGCCGGCCTGGACCCGGCGCTGCCGCCCGCGATCGCCTTCGCGGGCGCCCGGCACCTGGTCGTCGCGGCGGCGACGCGGGAGCGGCTGGCCGAGCTGGACTACGACGTCGAGCGGCTGGCGGCGCTGATGCGGCGCCTGGACCTGACCACCGTGCAGCTGGTGTGGCGGGAGGCGCCGGCCGTCTTCCACGTCCGCGATCCGTTCCCGGTGGGCGGGGTGGTCGAGGACCCGGCGACGGGCGCCGCGGCGGCGGCCCTCGGCGGCTACCTGCGGGCCGGCGGCCACGTCCCGGACGCGGCGACGCTCACTCTCCACCAGGGCCACGACCTGGGCCGCCCCAGCCTGCTCACCGTGACCCTCGTCCCCGGCGACCCCCGCGTCCACGTCTCGGGAACAGCGGCCCCGATCCCGGCCTGA
- a CDS encoding multidrug effflux MFS transporter yields the protein MTQPGQPPEAAQDSPDRPSAPSIPRPRPSAEAATDRPVALSRGHRAGLLLILILGGLSAVPPLSIDMYLPALPEVGDSLGTGASTIQLTLTTCLLGLGLGQLVIGPMSDQLGRRLPLMAGLSCYTLASVACAFAPDAETLIAFRLVQGLVGSAGVVIARAVVRDLFEGVAMARFFSTLMLISGTAPILAPVIGGQLMRVTDWRGIFLVLAVAGVLLVLAVARWLPETLPPERRNAGGVRPALRTMAGLFRDRVFTGHLLVGSLTFAALFAYVSASPFVVQEIHGASPQTFSLLFMVNAIGLVAMSQINGKILVGRLPAARIMAVGLASLILAATALLLMTGGVFGEAGLLPVSAGLFVLMASMPLVLPNANSEGLDRTPHAAGSASALLGASAFFVGAVASPLVGIAGEDTAVPMAVVQLTVVVLAAVCFVTLCRPRRSSRRPILAR from the coding sequence ATGACTCAGCCCGGCCAACCCCCCGAGGCCGCCCAGGACTCCCCCGACAGACCGTCCGCCCCGTCGATACCCCGCCCCCGCCCATCAGCCGAGGCGGCCACCGACCGGCCCGTTGCCCTCTCCCGTGGGCACCGGGCCGGTCTGCTGCTCATCCTCATCCTCGGCGGGCTGTCCGCCGTCCCCCCGCTGTCCATAGACATGTATCTGCCCGCCCTCCCCGAGGTCGGCGACTCCCTGGGCACCGGCGCCTCCACCATCCAGCTCACGCTCACCACGTGCCTGCTCGGCCTCGGTCTCGGCCAGCTCGTCATCGGCCCGATGAGCGACCAACTCGGCCGCCGCCTCCCGCTGATGGCCGGCCTGAGCTGCTACACGCTCGCGTCCGTCGCCTGCGCGTTCGCGCCCGACGCCGAGACGCTGATCGCGTTCCGGCTCGTCCAGGGGCTGGTCGGCTCGGCCGGTGTGGTGATCGCCCGGGCCGTCGTCCGCGACCTGTTCGAGGGCGTGGCCATGGCTCGGTTCTTCTCCACCCTGATGCTCATCTCCGGCACCGCGCCGATCCTCGCGCCCGTCATCGGCGGCCAGCTGATGCGCGTCACCGACTGGCGCGGCATCTTCCTGGTGCTCGCCGTGGCCGGTGTCCTCCTCGTCCTCGCCGTGGCCCGCTGGCTGCCCGAGACGCTGCCGCCGGAGCGCCGCAACGCGGGCGGCGTCCGGCCCGCGCTGCGCACCATGGCCGGCCTCTTCCGGGACCGGGTCTTCACCGGTCATCTCCTCGTCGGCAGCCTGACGTTCGCCGCGCTCTTCGCGTACGTCTCCGCGTCGCCGTTCGTCGTCCAGGAGATTCACGGCGCCTCGCCGCAGACGTTCAGCCTCCTCTTCATGGTCAACGCCATCGGGCTGGTGGCGATGAGCCAGATCAACGGCAAGATCCTCGTCGGCCGCCTCCCCGCCGCCCGGATCATGGCGGTGGGCCTGGCGTCGCTGATCCTGGCCGCCACCGCGCTGCTGCTGATGACCGGCGGCGTCTTCGGCGAGGCCGGGTTGCTGCCGGTCTCGGCGGGGCTGTTCGTGCTGATGGCGTCGATGCCGCTGGTGCTGCCGAACGCCAACTCCGAGGGGCTGGACCGCACTCCGCACGCCGCCGGGTCGGCCTCGGCGCTGCTGGGCGCCTCGGCGTTCTTCGTCGGCGCCGTCGCCTCGCCGCTCGTCGGGATCGCCGGGGAGGACACGGCCGTGCCGATGGCCGTCGTCCAGCTCACCGTCGTGGTGCTGGCGGCTGTGTGCTTCGTCACGCTCTGCCGTCCGAGGCGCTCGTCGCGCCGCCCTATCCTGGCGCGGTGA
- a CDS encoding small ribosomal subunit Rsm22 family protein — MPPIPASEQLRVALDRLLDGLPPRRAASAVERLMAGYRGRTPAGAPVLRDRADAVAYAAYRMPATFGAVSAALRELAGRLPGWEPGGHLDVGGGTGAAIWAAAGVWPAADRETVVLDRAGPALDLGRELAGLAADGPLRTAEWRLESIGATPPAIPALPLTDLVTVSYVLGELPEAVRDAVVDAVARAGAAVVLVEPGTPDGYLRIRAARDRLIAAGLRVLAPCPHDGECPITVGSDWCHFAARVSRSALHRRVKGGVLPYEDEKFSYVAAVRPGAEAAPEPAAARIVRRPLLRKGQVLLELCARDDGLRRATVSKRQGPGYRAARDAGWGEPWPPQDSPPSPAAPVSPVSPDYPSEPVTGQDVRHTRGRTVE, encoded by the coding sequence ATCCCCCCGATCCCCGCGTCCGAGCAGCTGCGCGTCGCGCTCGACCGGCTGCTCGACGGACTGCCGCCGCGCCGGGCGGCCTCGGCCGTCGAGCGGCTGATGGCGGGCTACCGGGGGCGCACCCCGGCCGGTGCCCCGGTGCTGCGCGACCGCGCCGACGCCGTGGCGTACGCCGCCTACCGGATGCCCGCCACCTTCGGCGCGGTCTCCGCCGCGCTCCGCGAGCTCGCCGGCCGGCTGCCCGGCTGGGAGCCCGGCGGCCACCTCGACGTGGGCGGCGGGACCGGCGCGGCGATCTGGGCGGCGGCGGGCGTCTGGCCGGCGGCGGACCGCGAGACGGTCGTCCTCGACCGGGCCGGACCCGCGCTCGACCTCGGCCGCGAGCTGGCCGGGCTGGCGGCCGACGGCCCGCTGCGGACGGCCGAATGGCGCCTGGAGAGCATCGGCGCCACGCCGCCCGCGATCCCGGCGCTTCCCCTGACGGATCTGGTCACCGTCTCCTACGTCCTCGGCGAGCTGCCCGAGGCCGTCCGCGACGCCGTGGTCGACGCGGTGGCGCGGGCCGGCGCGGCGGTGGTCCTGGTCGAACCGGGCACCCCCGACGGCTATCTGCGGATCCGGGCGGCCCGGGACCGGCTCATCGCCGCTGGGCTGCGCGTCCTGGCGCCCTGCCCGCACGACGGCGAGTGCCCCATCACGGTCGGCTCCGACTGGTGCCACTTCGCGGCCCGCGTCAGCAGGTCGGCCCTGCACCGGCGGGTGAAAGGCGGCGTACTGCCGTACGAGGACGAGAAGTTCAGCTATGTGGCGGCCGTCCGCCCGGGCGCGGAGGCGGCACCGGAGCCGGCCGCCGCGCGGATCGTGCGCCGACCGCTGCTGCGCAAGGGGCAGGTGCTGCTCGAGCTGTGCGCACGGGACGACGGGCTGCGCCGCGCGACCGTCTCCAAGCGCCAGGGCCCGGGCTACCGGGCGGCGCGCGACGCCGGGTGGGGTGAGCCGTGGCCGCCCCAGGACTCCCCACCGTCCCCGGCGGCTCCCGTTTCTCCCGTTTCTCCGGATTACCCATCGGAGCCTGTCACAGGGCAGGATGTGCGCCACACCCGTGGCAGGACCGTGGAGTAA
- a CDS encoding bifunctional DNA primase/polymerase, producing the protein MERESRVSRWLRRGARGAAAGAAAARVREELLLAAAEAGFPLAPAAYPQDYGCSCDRIGCPSPARHPVSLTWATQATTDRGQILRWLNAEPRANFVTATGRAHDVLDVPADAGYAALDRLTAEGVELGPVAVADPDRVLFFTTTRGTPDDEDEWWPCELDCHPETMDEHPGLRWHCRGSYVLLPPSCLPAGADASVRWLRGPEHPLPEPLTLLEALTDACADYLAATEPAH; encoded by the coding sequence ATGGAACGCGAGAGCAGAGTGTCCCGCTGGTTGCGTCGTGGAGCCCGGGGTGCCGCCGCCGGAGCCGCCGCCGCCCGGGTCCGCGAGGAACTGCTGCTCGCCGCCGCCGAGGCGGGATTCCCGCTGGCGCCCGCCGCGTACCCGCAGGACTACGGCTGTTCCTGTGACCGCATCGGCTGTCCCTCGCCCGCCCGCCACCCCGTCTCGCTGACCTGGGCGACCCAGGCGACGACCGACCGGGGCCAGATCCTGCGCTGGCTGAACGCCGAGCCCCGGGCGAATTTCGTCACCGCCACCGGCCGTGCCCACGACGTCCTGGACGTTCCGGCCGACGCGGGCTACGCGGCCCTCGACCGGCTCACGGCCGAAGGCGTGGAGCTCGGCCCGGTCGCGGTGGCCGACCCGGACCGGGTGCTGTTCTTCACCACCACGCGCGGCACACCGGACGACGAGGACGAGTGGTGGCCGTGCGAGCTGGACTGCCACCCGGAGACGATGGACGAACACCCGGGTCTGCGCTGGCACTGTCGCGGCAGCTATGTCCTGCTGCCGCCCTCCTGCCTCCCGGCGGGCGCTGACGCCTCGGTGCGCTGGCTCCGGGGACCGGAGCACCCGCTCCCCGAGCCCCTGACGCTCCTCGAAGCCCTGACGGACGCCTGCGCGGACTACCTGGCCGCGACGGAACCGGCCCACTGA